One Phycisphaera mikurensis NBRC 102666 DNA window includes the following coding sequences:
- a CDS encoding YqjF family protein yields the protein MEATPLGEPDGPVVMHQKWRNLLFLHWRVDAEAVRALLPEGLTVDTFDAHAWIGVVPFLMRGVRPRFLPAVPGLSSFGELNLRTYVLGPDGRPGVWFFSLDASQALAVEIARRFFRLPYFRARITTTGHIDGSLTFESLRHGADPRSACRFRWRGVGPLAAAEPGTLEHFLVERYLLYAWDDPKQRLLVGRVDHAPYRLQQAEVPVGDDALFALDDLPGIGRPDRPWDHATASPGVDVRIHPLRFAPASPG from the coding sequence ATGGAAGCGACCCCCCTCGGCGAACCGGACGGCCCCGTCGTGATGCACCAGAAGTGGCGGAACCTGCTGTTCCTGCACTGGCGGGTGGACGCGGAGGCGGTGCGGGCGTTGCTCCCGGAGGGGCTGACGGTCGACACCTTCGACGCGCACGCCTGGATCGGCGTGGTCCCCTTCCTGATGCGTGGCGTGCGGCCTCGCTTCCTGCCGGCGGTGCCCGGGCTCTCCAGCTTCGGCGAGCTGAACCTGCGGACGTACGTGCTCGGCCCCGACGGCCGGCCCGGGGTCTGGTTCTTCTCGCTGGACGCGAGCCAGGCGCTCGCCGTCGAGATCGCCCGCCGCTTCTTCCGCCTGCCGTACTTCCGGGCCCGGATCACCACGACCGGCCACATCGACGGCTCGCTCACCTTCGAGAGCCTGCGGCACGGGGCCGATCCGCGGTCGGCCTGCCGCTTCCGCTGGCGCGGGGTGGGGCCGCTCGCGGCCGCGGAGCCCGGCACGCTGGAGCACTTCCTTGTCGAGCGCTACCTGCTGTACGCGTGGGACGATCCGAAGCAGCGCCTCCTGGTCGGCCGCGTCGACCACGCCCCGTACCGCCTGCAGCAGGCCGAGGTGCCCGTCGGCGACGATGCCCTCTTTGCGCTGGACGACCTGCCCGGCATCGGCCGCCCGGACCGCCCGTGGGATCACGCGACCGCCAGCCCCGGCGTCGACGTCC
- a CDS encoding Mrp/NBP35 family ATP-binding protein — MPADATKQDVMAELSQVMDPELKRDVVTLNMVQRVDVRDGTATVEVKLPARLSKQREAMRAAIREAVGRTGLTPEVAMASSLSGGEEPASNGPAPAPALPGVRHVIAVGAGKGGVGKSTLALNLAVGLARLGRKSGVLDGDIYGPSIPTMLGTDRYQVRASGKTLIPFELHGVKAMTIGALVDDDKPLIWRGPMAHGAFQQLATQTDWGELDELVVDLPPGTGDVPLTLSQTLPLTGAVIVCTPQKVAQDDARRAIAMFRQLNVEVLGLVENMSFFVCDHGTEYDLFGRGGAELLASQEGIPFLGSLPIHPLLRVHADAGDPSANFDRDESLKASLEGICRTLMDQVAVVDLEGARAPTLTVR, encoded by the coding sequence ATGCCCGCAGACGCGACGAAACAGGATGTCATGGCCGAGCTGTCGCAGGTGATGGACCCGGAACTCAAACGCGACGTGGTGACGCTGAACATGGTCCAGCGGGTCGACGTGAGAGACGGCACCGCCACCGTGGAGGTCAAGCTCCCCGCTCGGCTGAGCAAGCAGCGCGAGGCGATGCGGGCCGCCATCCGCGAGGCCGTCGGGCGGACCGGGCTCACGCCCGAGGTCGCGATGGCCAGCTCGCTCTCCGGCGGCGAGGAGCCGGCGTCGAACGGACCCGCTCCCGCGCCCGCGCTGCCGGGGGTCCGCCACGTCATCGCGGTCGGCGCCGGCAAGGGCGGCGTGGGCAAGAGCACGCTGGCCCTGAACCTCGCCGTCGGCCTCGCGCGGCTGGGCCGCAAGTCCGGCGTCCTCGACGGCGACATCTACGGGCCGTCGATCCCCACGATGCTCGGCACCGACCGCTACCAGGTCCGCGCCAGCGGCAAGACGCTGATCCCCTTCGAGCTGCACGGCGTGAAGGCGATGACGATCGGGGCCCTGGTCGACGACGACAAGCCCTTGATCTGGCGCGGCCCCATGGCCCACGGGGCCTTCCAGCAGCTCGCCACGCAGACCGACTGGGGCGAGCTCGACGAGCTCGTCGTCGACCTCCCGCCGGGCACCGGCGACGTGCCGCTGACGCTGAGCCAGACGCTGCCGCTCACCGGTGCCGTCATCGTCTGCACCCCGCAGAAGGTCGCCCAGGACGACGCTCGCCGGGCCATCGCGATGTTCCGCCAGCTCAACGTCGAGGTGCTGGGTCTGGTCGAGAACATGAGCTTCTTCGTGTGCGACCACGGCACCGAGTACGACCTCTTCGGCCGCGGCGGCGCCGAGCTGCTGGCGAGCCAGGAGGGCATCCCCTTCCTGGGCTCGCTGCCGATCCACCCGCTGCTCCGCGTCCACGCCGACGCGGGCGATCCGTCGGCGAACTTCGACCGGGACGAGTCGCTGAAGGCGTCGCTCGAAGGCATCTGCCGGACGCTGATGGACCAGGTGGCGGTGGTGGACCTGGAGGGGGCCCGGGCCCCGACGCTGACGGTGCGGTGA
- the alaS gene encoding alanine--tRNA ligase, with the protein MPEPSAKDVRQQFLDFFAQKHGHKVVPSAPVVPHGDPTLLFANAGMNPFKPYFLGEEVATDKRVCDTQKCIRAGGKHNDLEDVGRDTYHHTFFEMLGNWSFGDYFKKEAIRWAWELLVDVWGLEPERLHATYFEGDEAEGLEPDLEARDLWLQLLPAERVHPGNKKDNFWEMGDTGPCGPCSELHYDGTADLSGAAKVNADDPDVIEIWNLVFIQFNRSTTGKLEPLPAKHVDTGMGFERIVRVLQGHSSNYDTDVFTPLFEAIREATGAGPYTGELEKPEDVAYRVIADHIRTLVFALADGAHCDKDGRGYVLRRILRRAVRYGRQTLGQEQPFFFELVPAVVANFGDAFPELRERADAVAAEIREEEESFSKTLGRGIQLFELSARRVEEAAGRGGGKTIAATDAFQLHDTYGFPLDLTELMAAERGMTVDAEGFDRLMGEARVRSRGGGDGGEAAAMASLREEVQRGFDAGWYAGTNFTGFETAEAPFQQNQIHVFRRQDDHWLSLTAGESATAGDAVAIVLKMSPFYAEMGGQVGDTGSIQLRTGGRVAVRDTQKVGAVHVHLGEVVSGEVATDPDVILAVAVDLERRRAIEANHTATHLLNRSLRDRVSDDVQQRGSLVEAERLRFDFNHGAALGDDELAAIEGDLAAAIAARRGVFSGNAPEAQARGIRGLRAVFGEKYPPVVRVVSVGEPVDKLLADPDNAAWEELSVELCGGTHAGNTADLGAFALVGQEAVGKGVRRVTAVTGEPAVAAREEAARLMKKLDAAAGLDPEAVAAQLDGLTKRVEAATLPLAERAATRAKLATLGEAVRKHRKEAGAQATDAVLDAARAAAEGVADGAVLVTGIDGADGKSLRVAMDVVNKLRPQSPAMLAATEDGKVSLIASVPKDKVQAGWKAGEWVNAAAAEVGGRGGGKPDRAQAGGKDPAKLPAALDAARAWTADRG; encoded by the coding sequence ATGCCCGAGCCTTCCGCCAAAGACGTCCGCCAGCAGTTCCTCGACTTCTTTGCGCAGAAGCACGGGCACAAGGTCGTGCCCTCGGCGCCGGTGGTGCCCCACGGCGACCCCACGCTGCTGTTCGCCAACGCGGGCATGAACCCCTTCAAGCCGTACTTCCTCGGCGAGGAGGTCGCGACCGACAAGCGGGTCTGCGACACCCAGAAGTGCATCCGCGCCGGCGGCAAACACAACGACCTCGAAGACGTCGGACGCGACACGTACCACCACACCTTCTTCGAGATGCTCGGCAACTGGAGCTTCGGGGACTACTTCAAGAAGGAAGCGATCCGCTGGGCGTGGGAGCTGCTCGTCGACGTCTGGGGGCTGGAGCCCGAGCGCCTGCACGCGACGTACTTCGAGGGCGACGAGGCCGAGGGCCTGGAGCCGGACCTGGAGGCCCGCGATCTCTGGCTCCAGCTGCTCCCCGCGGAGCGTGTCCACCCCGGGAACAAAAAGGACAACTTCTGGGAGATGGGCGACACCGGCCCCTGCGGCCCGTGCTCGGAACTCCACTACGACGGCACGGCCGACCTCTCCGGCGCCGCCAAGGTCAACGCCGACGACCCCGACGTCATCGAGATCTGGAACCTGGTCTTCATCCAGTTCAACCGGAGCACGACCGGCAAGCTGGAGCCGCTGCCCGCGAAGCACGTCGACACGGGCATGGGCTTCGAGCGGATCGTCCGCGTGCTGCAGGGCCACTCCAGCAACTACGACACCGACGTCTTCACGCCGCTGTTCGAGGCGATCCGGGAGGCCACCGGTGCCGGCCCGTACACGGGCGAGCTGGAGAAGCCCGAGGACGTGGCCTACCGCGTCATCGCCGATCACATCCGCACGCTGGTCTTCGCGCTCGCCGACGGGGCCCACTGCGACAAGGACGGCCGTGGCTACGTGCTCCGCCGCATCCTCCGGAGGGCCGTCCGCTACGGCCGCCAGACGCTCGGGCAGGAGCAGCCTTTCTTCTTCGAGCTGGTGCCCGCCGTCGTCGCCAACTTCGGCGACGCCTTCCCGGAGCTGCGGGAGAGGGCCGACGCCGTGGCGGCGGAGATCCGCGAGGAGGAGGAGAGCTTCTCCAAGACGCTCGGCCGCGGGATCCAGCTGTTCGAGCTTTCCGCGCGGCGGGTCGAGGAGGCGGCGGGACGCGGCGGCGGGAAGACCATCGCCGCCACCGACGCCTTCCAGCTGCACGACACCTACGGCTTCCCGCTGGACCTCACCGAGCTGATGGCCGCCGAGCGCGGCATGACCGTGGACGCCGAGGGATTCGACCGACTCATGGGAGAAGCGCGTGTCCGAAGCCGCGGCGGGGGCGACGGCGGCGAGGCGGCGGCGATGGCGTCGCTGCGCGAGGAGGTGCAGCGCGGCTTCGACGCCGGCTGGTACGCCGGCACCAACTTCACCGGCTTCGAGACGGCCGAAGCGCCCTTCCAGCAGAATCAGATCCACGTGTTCCGGCGCCAGGACGATCACTGGCTGTCGCTCACCGCCGGCGAGTCGGCCACCGCCGGCGACGCCGTCGCGATCGTCCTGAAGATGTCGCCCTTCTACGCCGAGATGGGCGGCCAGGTGGGCGACACCGGCTCGATCCAGCTGCGGACCGGCGGCCGCGTCGCCGTCCGCGACACGCAGAAGGTCGGCGCGGTCCACGTCCACCTCGGCGAGGTGGTCTCCGGCGAGGTCGCCACGGATCCCGACGTGATCCTCGCGGTCGCGGTCGACCTGGAGCGACGCCGGGCGATCGAGGCGAACCACACCGCGACGCACCTCCTGAACCGCTCGCTGCGGGACCGCGTGTCCGACGACGTGCAGCAGCGTGGCTCGCTGGTCGAGGCCGAGCGGCTGCGCTTCGACTTCAACCACGGCGCCGCCCTCGGCGACGACGAGCTGGCGGCGATCGAGGGCGACCTGGCCGCCGCCATCGCCGCCCGCCGCGGCGTCTTCAGCGGCAACGCGCCCGAGGCGCAGGCCCGCGGCATCCGCGGGCTCCGCGCCGTCTTCGGCGAGAAGTACCCGCCGGTCGTCCGGGTCGTCTCCGTGGGCGAGCCGGTCGACAAGCTGCTGGCCGACCCCGACAACGCGGCCTGGGAGGAACTCTCGGTCGAGCTCTGCGGCGGCACGCACGCCGGCAACACCGCCGACCTCGGAGCGTTCGCGCTGGTCGGCCAGGAGGCCGTCGGCAAGGGCGTCCGCCGCGTCACCGCCGTCACCGGCGAGCCCGCCGTCGCGGCCCGCGAGGAGGCGGCGCGGCTCATGAAGAAGCTCGACGCCGCCGCCGGCCTCGACCCCGAAGCCGTCGCCGCGCAGCTCGACGGGCTCACCAAGCGGGTCGAGGCGGCGACGCTCCCGCTCGCGGAGCGAGCCGCCACCCGTGCCAAGCTGGCAACCCTCGGCGAGGCCGTGCGGAAGCACCGCAAAGAAGCCGGTGCCCAGGCTACCGACGCCGTGCTCGACGCCGCCCGCGCCGCCGCCGAGGGCGTGGCCGACGGCGCCGTGCTCGTGACCGGGATCGACGGCGCCGACGGCAAGTCGCTCCGCGTCGCGATGGACGTGGTCAACAAGCTGCGCCCGCAGAGCCCCGCGATGCTCGCCGCCACCGAGGACGGCAAGGTTTCGCTGATCGCCAGCGTTCCGAAGGACAAGGTCCAGGCCGGCTGGAAAGCCGGCGAGTGGGTGAACGCCGCCGCCGCCGAGGTCGGCGGCAGAGGCGGCGGCAAGCCTGACCGCGCCCAGGCCGGCGGGAAGGACCCCGCCAAGCTGCCGGCGGCCCTCGACGCCGCTCGGGCCTGGACCGCGGACCGCGGATGA
- the pheA gene encoding prephenate dehydratase encodes MSDAAPPGDPGEATREKLAPLRDEIDALDEKIVGLLNARARVVVKVGEVKRAGGEDVPIYAPDREQAVLEKVRKLNHGPLPDRCLEAVWRELMSGSFALERPLRIGYLGPAGSFSHLAAVSKFGQSVEYDELSDFPAIFDAVARGHADYGLIPIENSTHGGVTASLDCFLESGVPVCAEILLPIHHNLLSRVPLERIKTVYSHPQVLGQCQRWLTAQLPHAKRLDAASSSQAARIVAENPSESAAIGSTLASQLYRLPVLFDNIEDNPNNTTRFSIIGRQSPRPTGEDKTALVFTTEHRAGALTDVLNVFRDHGLNLTRLAERPSQRMNWEYYFFIDLLGHAEEPEVKAALDEARGHCLQLKVLGSFPRA; translated from the coding sequence ATGAGCGACGCGGCCCCCCCCGGCGACCCAGGCGAAGCAACGCGGGAGAAGCTCGCGCCGCTGCGGGACGAGATCGACGCGCTCGACGAGAAGATCGTCGGGCTGCTGAACGCGCGGGCGCGGGTGGTCGTGAAGGTCGGCGAGGTGAAGCGGGCGGGCGGCGAGGACGTGCCGATCTACGCACCCGACCGCGAGCAGGCGGTGCTGGAGAAGGTCCGCAAGCTCAACCACGGGCCGCTGCCGGACCGCTGCCTGGAGGCGGTTTGGCGTGAGCTGATGAGCGGATCCTTCGCGCTGGAGCGGCCGCTGCGGATCGGCTACCTCGGGCCGGCGGGGTCCTTTTCGCACCTGGCGGCGGTGAGCAAGTTCGGCCAGTCGGTCGAGTACGACGAGCTGTCGGACTTCCCGGCGATCTTCGACGCCGTCGCCCGCGGTCACGCCGACTACGGGCTGATCCCGATCGAGAACTCCACGCACGGCGGCGTCACCGCCTCGCTGGACTGCTTCCTGGAGTCCGGGGTGCCGGTCTGCGCCGAGATCCTCCTGCCCATCCACCACAACCTGCTCTCGCGGGTGCCGCTGGAGCGGATCAAGACCGTCTACTCGCACCCGCAGGTGCTCGGCCAGTGCCAGCGCTGGCTGACGGCGCAGCTCCCGCACGCGAAGCGGCTGGACGCGGCGAGCAGCTCGCAGGCGGCGCGGATCGTCGCCGAGAACCCCTCCGAGTCCGCCGCCATCGGCAGCACGCTCGCCTCGCAGCTCTACCGCCTGCCGGTGCTCTTCGACAACATCGAGGACAACCCCAACAACACCACGCGTTTCTCGATCATCGGCCGCCAGAGCCCCCGGCCCACCGGCGAGGACAAGACGGCGCTGGTCTTCACCACGGAGCACCGCGCCGGCGCGCTCACCGACGTGCTCAACGTCTTCCGCGACCACGGCCTGAACCTCACCCGCCTCGCCGAGCGGCCGAGCCAGCGAATGAACTGGGAGTACTACTTCTTCATCGACCTGCTCGGCCACGCGGAGGAGCCGGAGGTGAAGGCGGCGCTGGACGAGGCGCGGGGGCACTGCTTGCAGCTGAAGGTGCTGGGCTCGTTTCCGCGGGCGTGA
- a CDS encoding lipid A deacylase LpxR family protein — protein MSPTSRRSLAGLLLALAPLAAAQEDRPAAELPAAGPAYRFQVLFENDGSFVKLNELEDRHYTNGAALDLAHKSETFAGLVDGLGLPADGTAVGLMVAHEIYTPEDITARVPDPDDRPYAGYLYGAFYGQREHDDHLDHLQLNLGVVGESSLAKEVQEYIHEYFTGDDPNGWDSQLGDEFAIDLAYRRTVRIDAAGLGLPGLRPGGLNAQLLPYGEVRVGTTHRDATLGGIARVGWKLPDDFGPARVRDPGSFTGAGPQPGWSVYAFAGAAARYVQWNTFLDGSYARNPSPSVDREPLLGIFRGGFAVGYTGHRFNAEIGYAQTFLTHEFKGQEDADAFGQIQLQVGWGF, from the coding sequence ATGTCACCCACCTCCCGACGATCCCTCGCCGGCCTGCTCCTCGCGCTGGCGCCGCTCGCGGCGGCGCAGGAAGATCGACCCGCCGCGGAGCTTCCCGCCGCCGGCCCCGCGTACCGCTTCCAGGTGCTCTTCGAGAACGACGGCTCCTTCGTGAAGCTCAACGAGCTGGAGGACCGGCACTACACCAACGGCGCCGCGCTGGATCTGGCGCACAAGAGCGAGACCTTCGCCGGTCTCGTCGACGGCCTGGGCCTGCCGGCGGACGGCACCGCCGTCGGCCTGATGGTCGCCCACGAGATCTACACCCCCGAGGACATCACCGCGCGGGTGCCCGACCCCGACGACCGGCCCTACGCCGGCTACCTCTACGGCGCCTTCTACGGCCAGCGCGAGCACGACGACCACCTCGACCACCTGCAGCTGAACCTCGGCGTCGTCGGCGAGAGCTCGCTGGCCAAGGAGGTGCAGGAGTACATCCACGAGTACTTCACCGGCGACGACCCCAACGGCTGGGACAGCCAGCTCGGCGACGAGTTCGCCATCGACCTCGCCTACCGGCGGACCGTGCGGATCGACGCCGCCGGCCTGGGGCTGCCCGGCCTCCGCCCCGGCGGCCTCAACGCGCAGCTGCTGCCCTACGGCGAGGTCCGCGTGGGCACCACGCACCGCGACGCAACCCTCGGCGGCATCGCCCGCGTCGGCTGGAAGCTGCCCGACGACTTCGGCCCCGCCCGCGTCCGCGACCCCGGCAGCTTCACCGGCGCCGGGCCGCAGCCGGGCTGGAGCGTCTACGCCTTCGCCGGCGCCGCCGCCCGCTACGTGCAGTGGAACACTTTCCTCGACGGCAGCTACGCCCGCAACCCCTCCCCCTCCGTGGACCGCGAGCCGCTGCTGGGCATCTTCCGCGGCGGCTTCGCCGTCGGCTACACCGGCCACCGCTTCAACGCCGAGATCGGCTACGCCCAGACCTTCCTCACCCACGAGTTCAAGGGGCAGGAGGATGCGGACGCGTTCGGGCAGATTCAGTTGCAGGTGGGGTGGGGGTTTTAA
- the nadE gene encoding NAD(+) synthase yields MTLDAADRPLRLAAGVLNQTPLDFEGNAARVRRAIDDARRLGAAWLCLPELCLTGYGCEDAFHAPWVWEEATRVLLEEVAPASAGVLVAVGLPVFHHGALYNAAAVCCDGEVVGLVAKQNLAGDGLHYEPRWFKAWPGGRAAEHGLRGGDGATVRVPMGDLVFVVDGVRLGFEICEDAWVADRPGGRLAGRGVDVIFNPSASHFAFGKADVREGFVRNGARAFGAAYVYANLLGNEAGRAIYDGHAHIATPGALVARGPRLIFSDVHVTGAEVDVQTLRAHRARRVGHRPDVEGGPNEVACSIADPPEPAAGVPPLATAQAPWVKKGDTHVKEDDFCRAVALGLFDYARKSHSRGFVVSLSGGADSAAVVALVAKAVELAGNELGLPAVASAWGLDLPENATREEVVAASLTTIYQATRNSGNATKHAAESLAAGIGATHHHADVEPLVAGYTERAEACFGRKLAWETDDVALQNIQARVRSPLAWMLANVEGKLLLSTSNRSEAAVGYATMDGDTSGGLCPVAGIDKAFLRHWLGWLETHGLHGGSPLPELAAVNALQPTAELRPAEQAQTDEGDLMPYPLLDVFEEAAIGRKLSPARTLAEGVKRFPQIPDDRLRVYHARFFRLFARNQWKRERYAPAFHVDDRNLDPKTWCRWPILSGGFERQLARIAENGSR; encoded by the coding sequence ATGACGCTCGACGCCGCCGACCGCCCGCTCCGCCTCGCCGCCGGGGTGCTCAACCAGACCCCGCTGGATTTCGAGGGCAACGCCGCGCGGGTCCGCCGCGCCATCGACGACGCCCGCCGCCTGGGCGCGGCGTGGCTGTGCCTGCCGGAGCTGTGCCTCACCGGCTACGGCTGCGAGGACGCCTTCCACGCCCCGTGGGTCTGGGAAGAGGCGACGCGGGTGCTGCTGGAGGAGGTCGCCCCGGCCAGCGCGGGCGTGCTCGTCGCGGTCGGATTGCCCGTGTTCCACCACGGCGCGCTGTACAACGCGGCGGCGGTCTGCTGCGACGGCGAGGTGGTCGGTCTGGTCGCCAAGCAGAACCTCGCCGGCGACGGGCTGCACTACGAGCCGCGCTGGTTCAAGGCGTGGCCGGGCGGCCGCGCCGCGGAGCACGGGCTGCGTGGCGGAGACGGCGCGACGGTCCGCGTCCCGATGGGGGATCTGGTGTTCGTCGTCGACGGGGTGCGCCTCGGCTTTGAGATCTGCGAGGACGCGTGGGTCGCCGACCGCCCCGGCGGCCGCCTGGCCGGCCGCGGCGTCGACGTGATCTTCAATCCCTCCGCCAGCCACTTCGCCTTCGGCAAAGCCGACGTGCGCGAGGGCTTCGTCCGCAACGGGGCCCGGGCTTTCGGCGCCGCCTACGTCTACGCGAACCTGCTCGGCAACGAGGCGGGGCGGGCGATCTACGACGGCCACGCGCACATCGCCACGCCCGGGGCGCTGGTCGCCCGCGGCCCGCGGTTGATCTTCTCGGACGTCCACGTCACCGGCGCCGAGGTCGACGTGCAGACGCTGCGGGCGCACCGGGCGAGGCGCGTCGGCCACCGGCCCGACGTGGAAGGCGGGCCCAACGAGGTCGCCTGCTCCATTGCCGATCCGCCCGAGCCCGCCGCCGGCGTCCCGCCGCTCGCGACCGCGCAGGCGCCCTGGGTGAAGAAGGGCGACACGCACGTGAAGGAGGACGACTTCTGCCGGGCCGTCGCGCTGGGCCTCTTCGACTACGCCCGCAAGAGCCACAGCCGCGGCTTCGTGGTCAGCCTCTCGGGCGGGGCCGATTCCGCCGCCGTCGTCGCGCTCGTGGCCAAGGCCGTCGAGCTCGCCGGCAACGAGCTGGGACTGCCCGCGGTGGCGTCCGCGTGGGGGCTGGACCTGCCCGAGAACGCGACCCGGGAGGAGGTCGTCGCCGCCTCGCTGACGACGATCTACCAGGCCACGCGGAACAGCGGCAACGCGACGAAGCACGCCGCGGAATCGCTCGCCGCCGGCATCGGCGCCACCCACCACCACGCCGACGTCGAGCCGCTGGTCGCGGGCTACACCGAGCGTGCCGAGGCCTGCTTCGGCCGGAAGCTCGCCTGGGAGACCGACGACGTCGCCCTGCAGAACATCCAGGCCCGGGTGCGGTCGCCGCTGGCGTGGATGCTCGCCAACGTCGAGGGCAAGCTGCTGCTGTCCACCAGCAACCGCAGCGAGGCCGCCGTCGGCTACGCCACGATGGACGGCGACACCAGCGGCGGCCTGTGCCCGGTGGCCGGCATCGACAAGGCCTTCCTCCGCCACTGGCTCGGCTGGCTGGAGACCCACGGCCTCCACGGCGGCAGCCCGCTCCCGGAGCTGGCCGCGGTCAACGCGCTGCAGCCCACCGCGGAGCTGCGGCCGGCCGAGCAGGCCCAGACCGACGAGGGCGACCTGATGCCCTACCCGCTGCTGGACGTTTTCGAGGAGGCCGCCATCGGCCGCAAGCTCTCGCCCGCCCGCACGCTGGCCGAGGGCGTCAAGCGTTTCCCGCAGATCCCCGACGACCGCCTCCGCGTCTACCACGCCCGCTTCTTCCGCCTGTTCGCCCGCAACCAGTGGAAGCGCGAGCGCTACGCCCCGGCCTTCCACGTGGACGACCGGAACCTGGACCCCAAGACCTGGTGCCGCTGGCCGATCCTCTCCGGCGGCTTCGAGCGGCAGCTGGCGCGGATCGCCGAGAACGGCTCCCGCTAG
- the larC gene encoding nickel insertion protein, translating into MQPGADTPEAVVELAANVDDATGETLGHAAAALLAAGALDAWLTPIQMKKGRPGTIVSALVREADAARLSIALLRETGSFGVRRRAWERTVVERSHHEVDTVYGPVSVKLGTLGRERLFARPEADGVAERAAAAGVPFRVVMLAAEAASRSLLSAGPSS; encoded by the coding sequence ATGCAACCCGGAGCCGACACCCCCGAGGCCGTGGTCGAGCTGGCGGCCAACGTGGACGACGCCACCGGCGAGACGCTCGGACACGCCGCGGCGGCGCTCCTGGCCGCGGGCGCCCTCGACGCCTGGCTCACGCCCATCCAGATGAAGAAGGGGCGGCCGGGCACGATCGTCTCGGCCCTGGTGCGGGAAGCCGACGCGGCGCGGCTCTCGATCGCGCTGCTGCGGGAAACGGGCAGCTTCGGCGTGCGGCGGCGGGCTTGGGAGCGGACGGTCGTGGAGCGCTCCCACCACGAGGTCGACACCGTGTACGGCCCGGTGTCCGTCAAGCTCGGCACGCTGGGCCGCGAGCGGCTCTTCGCCCGGCCGGAGGCGGACGGCGTGGCGGAGCGGGCGGCCGCGGCGGGCGTGCCGTTCCGGGTGGTGATGCTCGCGGCGGAGGCGGCGTCGCGGTCGCTGCTGTCGGCGGGGCCGTCCTCGTGA
- a CDS encoding DUF4159 domain-containing protein, which translates to MKHPAPRRRGPSHAWPLCAHGPRILALLLAAVLFVPAGAQQEPAGPGVVTCGNLIYGGGKTSTCFADHFLRQISADSEVATTGGFEAVQAGSPDLFNHPFSVMSGDGRFRLSDDEVENLRLYLTSGGFLVGSASCSSTAWNASFGEAVRQIFPDAELEVLEADHPAFHTVYDVHLSKYKKGRDRLPELRTISLDGRVVLLWSPDGLNDTEFADDDCCCCGGNEIKSARKLNVNILAYALTH; encoded by the coding sequence ATGAAGCACCCCGCCCCCCGCCGCCGCGGACCGTCGCACGCTTGGCCGCTTTGTGCCCACGGTCCGCGGATTCTGGCGCTGCTTCTCGCTGCCGTCCTCTTCGTTCCCGCCGGCGCGCAGCAGGAGCCTGCCGGCCCCGGCGTCGTCACCTGCGGCAACCTCATCTACGGCGGCGGCAAGACCAGCACCTGCTTCGCCGACCACTTCCTCCGGCAGATCTCCGCCGACAGCGAGGTCGCCACCACCGGCGGCTTCGAGGCCGTGCAGGCCGGCTCGCCGGACCTGTTCAACCACCCCTTCAGCGTGATGTCCGGCGACGGCCGCTTCCGGCTCTCCGACGACGAGGTCGAGAACCTGCGGCTCTACCTCACCAGCGGCGGCTTCCTGGTCGGCTCGGCCAGCTGCTCGTCCACCGCCTGGAACGCCTCCTTCGGCGAGGCCGTGCGGCAGATCTTCCCCGACGCCGAGCTGGAGGTGCTCGAGGCCGACCACCCCGCCTTCCACACCGTCTACGACGTCCACCTCTCGAAGTACAAGAAAGGCAGAGACCGCCTGCCGGAGCTGCGGACGATCTCGCTGGACGGCCGCGTCGTGCTGCTCTGGAGCCCCGACGGCCTCAACGACACCGAGTTCGCCGACGACGACTGCTGCTGCTGCGGCGGCAACGAGATCAAGAGCGCCCGGAAGCTCAACGTGAACATCCTGGCGTATGCGCTGACGCACTGA